A stretch of Maniola hyperantus chromosome 15, iAphHyp1.2, whole genome shotgun sequence DNA encodes these proteins:
- the TwdlT gene encoding uncharacterized protein TwdlT, whose amino-acid sequence MKAFLVLAAVAAIGSARPEAGYSYNAPGGGGLGGGHGGLGGGISLGGGHGGGGFSSGGLSSSSFGGIGGGHGGGLGGGGFSSGGGSFSSGGGSSFGGISGGFGGGGGGGFGGSIGGGFGGGGGGGGGFGGGGFGGGAIVQKHIYVHVPPPEPEEQRPQIISGGSIPQKHYKIIFIKAPAPPAPLTPIIPAQAQNEEKTLVYVLVKKPDEQPDITIPTVAPTQPSKPEVYFIKYKTQKEGGIGGGIGGGLGGGLGGGLGGGLGGGLGGGLSGGGIGGGSIGGGLISGGGHGGSIGGGLISGGGHGGSIGGGLISGGGHGGSIGGGIISGGHGSSGSVSSSYGPPGQSGPY is encoded by the exons ATGAAAGCGTTCTTG GTACTAGCGGCCGTTGCGGCTATCGGCTCGGCAAGGCCCGAGGCGGGATACAGTTACAACGCCCCCGGCGGAGGCGGCCTCGGTGGGGGCCATGGAGGCCTCGGCGGAGGCATCAGCCTCGGCGGCGGGCACGGCGGCGGCGGCTTCTCCTCCGGCGGTCTGAGCTCCAGCAGCTTCGGTGGAATCGGAGGCGGCCATGGAGGCGGACTCGGCGGTGGTGGATTCTCGTCGGGAGGCGGCAGCTTCTCCTCCGGCGGAGGCAGCAGCTTCGGCGGAATCAGCGGAGGgttcggcggcggcggcggcggaggGTTCGGCGGCAGCATCGGCGGAGGattcggcggcggcggcggcggcggcggcggcttcGGCGGCGGCGGCTTTGGCGGCGGTGCTATCGTCCAGAAGCACATCTACGTCCACGTCCCACCCCCAGAACCCGAAGAACAACGCCCACAAATCATCTCCGGCGGATCCATCCCCCAGAAGCACTACAAGATCATCTTCATTAAGGCCCCAGCACCTCCCGCACCCCTCACCCCCATCATCCCCGCTCAGGCCCAAAACGAAGAGAAGACCCTCGTCTACGTGCTGGTCAAGAAACCCGACGAACAACCAGACATCACCATCCCGACTGTTGCTCCCACTCAACCCTCCAAACCCGAAGTATACTTCATCAAATACAAGACCCAGAAAGAGGGTGGTATCGGCGGTGGTATCGGCGGTGGTCTCGGCGGTGGTCTCGGCGGTGGTCTCGGCGGTGGTCTCGGCGGCGGTCTCGGCGGCGGTCTCTCCGGTGGCGGCATTGGCGGTGGTAGCATTGGCGGCGGTCTCATCTCCGGCGGCGGACACGGCGGTAGCATCGGCGGTGGCCTCATCTCTGGCGGTGGACACGGTGGTAGCATCGGCGGTGGCCTCATCTCTGGCGGCGGCCACGGTGGCAGCATCGGCGGCGGCATCATCTCCGGCGGACACGGCTCCTCGGGCTCAGTCAGCTCGTCCTATGGCCCCCCCGGCCAGTCCGGCCCATATTAG